A window of the bacterium genome harbors these coding sequences:
- a CDS encoding YajQ family cyclic di-GMP-binding protein, with product MSKQQNSFDVVCNIDVQEVSNAVHQSMKEIHTRFDFKGSKSNITFDGKELVLISDDEKKLKSVIDILREKLVKRKVPLNGLIYGKMEEAAGNTVRQVAKLQQGIPSEKAKEIVKIIKNSRLKKVQASIQADQVRVTSPSKDELQEVIKMLREQESALGVPLQFTNYRSN from the coding sequence ATGTCCAAACAACAAAATTCCTTTGATGTTGTGTGCAATATCGATGTTCAAGAAGTGTCGAATGCGGTCCATCAATCGATGAAGGAGATCCATACGAGATTCGACTTTAAGGGAAGCAAAAGCAATATTACTTTTGACGGAAAAGAGCTCGTTCTGATCTCGGATGATGAGAAGAAATTGAAGAGCGTTATCGACATACTAAGGGAGAAGCTGGTAAAGCGAAAGGTGCCTTTAAACGGGCTGATTTACGGAAAAATGGAAGAGGCGGCAGGAAACACAGTGAGACAGGTTGCGAAGCTTCAGCAGGGAATACCTTCGGAGAAAGCGAAAGAAATTGTGAAAATCATAAAGAATTCGAGACTCAAGAAAGTGCAGGCTTCCATACAGGCAGACCAGGTTCGTGTTACCAGCCCCAGCAAGGATGAGCTTCAAGAAGTAATCAAGATGCTTCGAGAGCAAGAGAGCGCTCTGGGAGTTCCTCTTCAGTTTACGAATTACAGGTCAAATTAG